In Bos javanicus breed banteng chromosome 2, ARS-OSU_banteng_1.0, whole genome shotgun sequence, the following proteins share a genomic window:
- the CTLA4 gene encoding cytotoxic T-lymphocyte protein 4 isoform X2 encodes MGGKMKAMREAQLSPNHLFHGMNVTQPPVVLASSRGVASFSCEYESSGKADEVRVTVLREAGSQVTEVCAGTYMVEDELTFLDDSTCIGTSRGNKVNLTIQGLRAMDTGLYVCKVELMYPPPYYVGIGNGTQIYVIDPEPCPDSDFLLWILAAVSSGLFFYSFLITAVSLSKMLKKRSPLTTGVYVKMPPTEPECEKQFQPYFIPIN; translated from the exons AGGCTATGAGGGAGGCACAGCTTTCCCCAAACCATCTATTTCATG GGATGAATGTGACCCAGCCTCCAGTGGTGCTGGCTAGCAGCCGGGGTGTTGCCAGCTTCTCATGTGAATATGAGTCTTCAGGCAAAGCTGACGAGGTCCGGGTGACAGTGCTGCGGGAGGCAGGCAGCCAGGTGACCGAAGTCTGTGCTGGGACGTACATGGTGGAGGATGAGCTAACCTTCCTGGATGATTCCACTTGCATTGGCACCTCCAGAGGAAACAAAGTGAACCTCACCATCCAAGGGCTGAGGGCCATGGACACTGGGCTCTATGTCTGCAAAGTGGAGCTCATGTACCCGCCGCCCTACTACGTGGGCATCGGCAATGGAACCCAGATTTACGTCATTG ATCCAGAACCATGCCCGGATTCTGATTTTCTCCTCTGGATCCTGGCAGCAGTTAGTTCAGGGTTGTTTTTCTACAGCTTCCTCATCACAGCTGTTTCTTTGAGCAAAATG CTAAAGAAAAGAAGCCCTCTTACTACAGGGGTCTATGTGAAAATGCCCCCAACagagccagaatgtgaaaagcaATTTCAGCCTTATTTTATTCCCATCAATTGA